A stretch of Rhodohalobacter mucosus DNA encodes these proteins:
- a CDS encoding TonB-dependent receptor — protein sequence MKKYPLLLFVFCYIGLFLIPDSLFAQETASMNGYITDSQTGETLLSANVALLEINRGTSSNTSGYYSIPNVAPGTYTLAASYIGYRRFEREITLEVGETLRLDIELIPEGVELEALVVDSEAELEEQRNIGRAQVSTQLIKDLPSVLEPDVFRSVQLLPGVKAASDFSSGLYIRGGSPDQTLILLDETTVYNPSHFFGFFSTFNPDAVKDVRLYKGGYPAQFGGRLGSVLTVFNKDGNRNETQGAVSIGLLASRASIEGPFSKGSWMLAVRRSTLEPVLAILRQAVDTVPDLFYFYDINGKINFDATENDRFSLAFYSGFDKVRLPFLEDANISLLYGNQTVSGKWRRIFSDKLFGSVTATGSRYFNEPEFSIAGTPFERNNSILDFSLKADLEYLPNQYHTVSAGIWGGTLNLRFLDKFDNQTTFNNRIQSTYLSGYLQNEWRPSDSWVINGGVRLNTFSEGSYARLEPRLSLEYRVNPSIRLQTAYGRYHQYLTLITNEAFSGFDIWLTSDDGVAPSFGDQFVIAAKTLPFEGYGFDAEIYYRTMRDLFELDPFVTDPSGLDYDQLFRIGDGYAYGFELFIEKKTGRLSGFVGYTFGVTRRKFPGFNTDIPDNPQQARFYPPKYDRTHDMNVVATYKLSDRWSVSGVFSYATGQAFTEPLGRTQLTSVPWGNAPRDVFTVGNLNASRLPSYHRMDLSFSRFGRFFDLGDAEWQIQIINIYSRRNIWFYNYDFDENPVERQDIPLLPIIPSLSYTVNF from the coding sequence GTGAAAAAGTACCCTCTTTTACTGTTTGTATTTTGCTATATCGGTCTTTTTCTGATCCCGGACAGCCTTTTTGCCCAGGAAACGGCATCCATGAACGGCTACATCACTGACAGCCAAACGGGTGAAACCCTGCTATCGGCCAATGTGGCACTGCTTGAGATCAACCGCGGCACTTCCAGCAATACGTCCGGATATTATTCCATCCCAAACGTAGCTCCCGGCACCTATACGCTTGCCGCCAGTTATATCGGTTACCGCAGATTTGAGCGGGAAATAACGCTTGAAGTGGGAGAAACACTGCGCCTCGATATTGAACTGATACCGGAAGGGGTTGAACTGGAAGCTCTTGTGGTGGATTCGGAGGCCGAACTGGAGGAACAGCGCAATATCGGACGCGCACAGGTCAGCACTCAGCTCATCAAAGATCTTCCTTCCGTTCTGGAACCGGATGTCTTCCGTTCCGTACAGCTGCTGCCGGGGGTCAAAGCAGCATCCGACTTCTCAAGCGGACTCTATATCCGGGGAGGGAGTCCCGATCAAACCCTCATCCTTCTCGATGAAACCACCGTTTACAATCCCAGCCACTTTTTTGGGTTCTTCTCCACGTTTAACCCCGACGCCGTTAAGGATGTGAGACTGTACAAGGGCGGGTATCCGGCTCAATTCGGCGGCAGGCTGGGATCCGTGCTTACCGTATTCAACAAAGACGGAAACCGTAACGAAACACAGGGTGCCGTCAGCATTGGTCTGCTGGCATCGCGCGCCTCCATTGAAGGGCCCTTTTCAAAAGGATCATGGATGCTGGCTGTGCGCCGTTCCACCCTTGAACCTGTACTGGCCATTCTAAGGCAGGCCGTCGATACCGTACCCGATCTGTTCTACTTCTATGACATCAACGGCAAAATCAATTTTGACGCTACCGAAAACGATCGTTTCTCCCTGGCCTTTTATTCAGGATTCGACAAGGTACGCCTGCCATTTCTGGAGGACGCCAATATCAGCCTCCTGTATGGCAATCAGACCGTGAGCGGCAAATGGCGCCGCATATTCAGCGACAAGCTTTTCGGATCTGTTACCGCTACAGGTTCACGCTACTTCAATGAACCCGAATTCAGCATTGCAGGCACCCCTTTTGAACGGAACAATTCCATTCTTGATTTCAGCCTGAAGGCCGATCTGGAGTATCTGCCAAACCAGTACCATACCGTGTCGGCCGGCATCTGGGGCGGCACGCTCAACCTCCGTTTTCTCGACAAATTTGATAACCAAACCACCTTCAACAACAGGATTCAATCCACATATTTATCGGGTTACCTGCAGAACGAGTGGCGTCCGTCAGACAGCTGGGTCATCAACGGCGGAGTGCGGTTAAACACCTTCTCGGAAGGCTCGTATGCACGGCTCGAGCCGAGGCTTTCACTCGAATACAGGGTGAATCCGTCTATCCGGCTGCAGACGGCCTATGGCCGATATCACCAGTATCTCACCCTCATAACCAACGAGGCTTTCTCCGGATTTGATATCTGGCTTACATCCGACGACGGTGTGGCCCCCTCCTTCGGCGACCAGTTTGTGATCGCTGCCAAGACCCTCCCCTTCGAAGGGTACGGCTTTGATGCGGAGATCTATTACCGCACCATGCGCGATCTGTTTGAGCTGGATCCCTTTGTAACCGATCCCTCCGGGCTCGACTACGATCAGCTGTTCCGGATCGGCGACGGTTACGCATATGGATTTGAGCTTTTTATCGAGAAAAAGACCGGCCGGCTGAGCGGTTTCGTGGGATATACCTTTGGCGTGACCCGCAGAAAATTCCCCGGCTTCAACACCGATATTCCGGACAATCCGCAGCAGGCGCGGTTTTATCCGCCCAAATACGACCGTACCCACGATATGAATGTGGTTGCAACCTACAAGCTCTCCGACCGGTGGAGCGTGTCGGGTGTATTCAGCTACGCAACGGGCCAGGCGTTCACAGAGCCGCTTGGGCGAACGCAGCTCACGTCCGTTCCATGGGGCAATGCGCCTCGCGACGTATTTACCGTGGGCAATCTGAATGCATCGAGACTGCCATCCTACCACCGCATGGATCTTTCCTTTAGCCGTTTCGGGCGCTTTTTTGACCTGGGTGATGCGGAATGGCAGATCCAGATCATCAACATTTACTCGCGCAGAAATATCTGGTTTTACAACTATGATTTTGACGAGAACCCCGTAGAGCGGCAGGATATCCCGCTTTTACCCATCATCCCGTCTCTGTCCTACACCGTGAATTTTTAA